ACTCACTACTGCTTCTTTGAGATATGGAAGATGCTGAATGCCTAAATTGAAGCCATAGTTTTTTGCCAGAGACACATGTAATCGCACATTAAGCTTCTCAAGACTTGGCATAGCCCCTTCCATGAAGTTAACGTATGCCCCAGCCACACTATAGATGACAAACTCCTTCAGAGATAGGAATCCACTAGTGCCTTGGACTGTAATCCTTTCAATTGGGTCTGCTATGAATGACAGTTTCAGATACAGTAAAGCCGGTAGCTTACCAAGTGTGTGCAGATCCTCCTCCCTTGATTCAGTTAAGCTGATCTCCAGGTAAGCAAGATTGCGGGGTAATGTTGAAATCCATTTCGGAATATTCATGAAATAGCAGCCACCGGACATACGGAAATTTTCAAGGGAAGATGGCAGAGGGGTCCAAGAATCTAAGAACTCAAGGGAACCACGCCACTTGTGTGTCCATAAAGACAGTCTGCAGGTGCCAAGCTTACCTAGCGAGGAGAGTAACATCTCTTCATGCTGCTTACATTCGTTGGATCCTTCACTCTCAAAAAATACAGAGAGTTTGTCCAAACTGGTTAGGTTCTTGAGTTCCTCCAGCGCATCAGCTGTACTGCTGGTAACACTAAAACAAGACATCACCCGTAAGTTCCTCATATCTCCAATTCCCTTTGGTATCTCTGTTCTTGCTGCAACAAATAGGTGTTGTAATTTACGGAGCTGAACAATTCCAGATGTCAACTCATGCACACTTGTTCCCCTAAGATCTATAGTCTCTAGATCAACTAGCATCAAAATCCCCGGTGGTAGTTTTGATATGCCCGTGTCTCTAAGGCCGAGGTACTTTAGTTTGAACAATTTGTCCATATTGTTCATAACATACCCCTCCAAACCCTGGCAACCTTCAAAATCTAGTACACGTAAAGCTTTAAATTCAGCAAGACTAGGCAAGTGTTTCATGCTACATGATGATGTTATTGTTAGAGATCGCACATGGCTTAAATCTTCCTTTGCCAATGCAGATGCCAACTCCTGGTCAATGTGCTGGATTGATAATCGCCGAATAAAACCATGACGATTTGCCATATTCCTTTGGCCACCGCCTACCACCGTCATGAAATTATCTTCAGCTGACTTTAAAGTAATAATTTCAAGCATCACATAAGGAACTCGGCAGGCATGAGCCTTACCATCATAGCCAATGTCTATCGGCTGGACTATATTTTTGTTGATAAGCTCATAAAAGTATCTCTCAGCTATCTCTTCTTGGCTTTGATCATGCTCTTGAGAAATAAAGCCTTCTGCTATCCATCGCCTCACTAGCCTCTCTCGCTCAATCACATAATCCTCGGGGAATACACTTAAATATAACAAACATGTCTTCAGGCTAGGTGGGAGATCATTGTAGCTAAGGGATAGTATGCGATTCATTCCTTCTAGACTTCGGCTGTTTTCCAGTTCTGAACCAATTGATCTTTTGACCTTCTCCCACTCTTCTTTGACAGCTGGCCTGGTAGCAAGTAAACTAGACATACTAATAATTGCCAAAGGTAGGCCTCCACATTTTTTCAGTATTCCAATTGAAACTTCTTTAAGCACATCAGGGCAACAGTTCTCCGAACCAAATATTCTATCGAAAAACAATCTTCTGGAATAAAGATCACTTAGGACTTCCATTTCATACATACGATCACCACGACTCAAACAACATGATTTCGCTACATCAACAATGCGTGTCGTAACTATGATTCTGCTGGAATTATTATTCTCTGGAAAAGCATACTTGATAGCGTTCCATGCCGATGCAGACCATATGTCATCAATGATGATAAGATACCTAGAAATGTCAACCGGTTATGGTAAGGAATACATTTAGAAAAGGTATACATACATATCAGCAAACTCCAATATCGCATATATTGATTCACACACTAGAATCTTTAATTAAGTGTATAACCCATGCTAATTGCTTATGTTTCTATATGCATTTTATTGTACAAATGTCTAAGCATGCAACTAAGAGCAGAGAGGTGAAAACCATCAATTcggtcaaaatttgaaaacttTCGATCCTAGCCATTAGATCTCCAAATAAATGGATCAGATTAAGGTGAAACCTCTAATCACTTGAACAAGTTTTATGAAACCCCCCTAAGGTGGGAAACtctagggggggggggggggtgtcaTAAAATATGTTTAAGTGGTCCTTTCATCTGATTCGCCCCCATTTTCCTTAAAACTGTTGTGACAGTCAGATCTTGCACATAGCTCTTAGTTTTGATGTCGTATATACTTTTGCAAAGGCTACGTACATAATAATACATATTAGTTTTTTGAGTTTGCAAACAACAGTATTAATTGTCTCTTCTTTACCTCTGGTCTTCTTGGTACAAGAATGCAAGCAAATCAAGATAATATCGCGATCCAAAGGAATGAGTTATAAATCTTTTCATGATGACAGATATTTGTCCTGTTAAGCATCTCACTACTAAAATCCCGATTTTGCTGGGTACACAATAAATTTTTTGTGAGGGAGGAAGCTATGCAAATCGGCCTCAATGGTGCACCGCGCATTTATTTGTGTGAAAAATAATAGTACATGCAATACCCTAAGTATATAATGAAAAGTATGCATGACAGCATGAGGGACATGTTttacagaaataaaaagggtCAAATGTTACCTTTTATATTTTAGCAGATCTCGTAGAGTTTCAATGGCTGCAATTTCATCCCAGATCTCAATATCTTTTATATAAGGACACACCTGATTGATCACATTCTTGATAATTCTCTTTATATCTGGCTTTTGCGAGACCGATACAAAAGCCCGACAATGAAAATACCCTTCAACCTTGCGATAAACCGCATTTGCTAGTGTTGTCTTTCCCAATCCACCAAAACCAACAATACACAACACCTTGCGATGCTTGGGCGAgctgttttcttcttccatcATCCATTTGGCAAGATCATCTCTTGGACCCTCAATGCCAACAAGGTGTGCCTCCTCCACATAGAGAGCGCACAACCGGGGATCCCTTACTGTATGGCCAGATGCATTGCAACGAATATTATCCACCTTGTAACGATCCTTGAGCTCTTTCACTTCCTGGGTGCGAACCTTGAGGTCGTTGATCTGGTGAGCGATTGTGCTCCGAACTCCAAGCTTCTCCAGAATGAGAGCAATCTTGCTTAAAAACTCCTTGAGGCTGCCGCGATGGCCTCGGCCCTTACCAAGGTTATGCAAGAACTCGTCGAAGACGTCCTCAGTGTCGTACGACAACTCCCTCACCAGTGATATCCATAGCTTCACTTGCACATCAGGATCTTCTAGATCCGTGTACCGTTGCAGCTCAGCATGCAAGCTGATGAGCTCGGATTCGAGGTAGCGGATCTCACGGCGGACTACTTTGAGGCGGCCATACTCGCTGTCAAGAAGGCCGTTAAGCTtcaccagcagggactcgaaggcgCCCAGCTCAACGCTCACCAAAGGCACCATTGATGCCCTCACTACATCCCTGGTTGGTGTTGACTTTTTGTGAGCTGGACTGGGACTGGGACTGGGAGCATGGGCGGAGGACAGAACAGAATCGAGGTGGGGCGAACTCTCAAAGCATAAAAAGAAATTTGATGGTGGCGTTGAAGTACCCCGTCACATTTGTACTTTGATGTGTGCTTGGATTAGAGCTACTATCACACGCGACACAAAATATCTTGTCAAATCTGCAATTcaaaaaatcatatatttTAGCCAAATGGAGGATGCAGCAATTTAGACACAAAATGTCGACAGTAACAGACTAGCAGTAGCATACGGCATACCATTCCTCTTTGTTGCCTTTGCCTTCCCCTTTTGTCCATAGCTGCTCCTTGGCTCCTTGCTGCTGGGCCTGGCCGCCTACCACAGTGCCGCTGTCCCGgtcccgccgacgccgagaaGCGTGGACTTGAGGGCTGAGATCCCGCCGAGATGCGCCGCCTGTCCAGCCCAGCTCCGCCAACCGGCGCCCCGCGCCCGACCAACCCTAattccacgccgccgccgtccgccagGCTCGAGGGAAAGAAAGacagaggaagagaagaagcgTACGAGGCTACAGGCGAAACGAATCGGTATTTTCCATCCCAATCCCGATTCCCATCGGCAATTCGCAGGCCCACTAGCCCAGGAAGGAACCCAACAACTTTCTTTCGTTTTACCTTCCTCAATTAACGTTAACTATCCAACTTTCCTCTAACGAACGACAGTTGCAGTCCTATATCAAAAAAATTCGGccaaaatcaaggtagggcgagCGAAGAGAAGCAGGAACAAAGAGAGGCAAGCAGAAGTTTTCCTTGCTGTTAATGATGGCTGGCGCGGCAGGGTGCATGTGCATCCGCATCGAATGAGgcagaaaaaaagagtagCTAAAGGGATGTTTACGCAAATTAAGAACATCTCGGGTCAGATTCCTTCAGGGCGGGATTCTAATATAATCCGGcgagcatgcatgtgtaagaGTGAATTGAGAACGAACACACGTATTCAGACTAAATCTGAGCCCAGAGCCGGCAGGCGGGGAATATAATAAGAAGTAAAGTATTCGGGTAAGTAAAACAGAGCATCTTTGCCAGCCGCTTTTTTAAACTATTCCATGTGCTAGCTGTACCGTACTGGTACAAGTAATCGTGTGCTAAAACCATGCTCATTTATAGTTAATTGGAGAGTGAGTTCCGCTGTTTAGTTGTGTGCTGGGAGAGTATGAGAACCAGAAATGGCCGGAGGGAGGAAGAGCAAACTCAGCAAAGGAGCAAGAGCATCTTCACCGGTGTCCCTATTCACTTTTTAGGGGATGCATCTAATAATTGGATGCTCTGCAAGCTTTTTGGCCACTGGTGCAGATGTGCTTTTATGGTTCCTATGTGTCGAAATCAGATCAACAAGTAGTGTTCAGAGGGGGCCGGGAACTCCGGTATCCCCTCTGAACTCCGGTATATTCACAGTTTTAGATTCGTGCGGGAGATATGCTGCTGTGTTCGTAGAGCAAGCTAGAGAGAGATGGAGCGGTTGGCGTCGTAGTCGGACTCCGACACGGTGGAACCCCGGCCGCCGGACGCGTCTTGGGGCGGCGGCCATTGTTTGAGATTCGGGCGAGAGATGCCGCCGATTAGAGAGGGGTGGACTCCTCGATCGTGCTGTGCTTTTCTGGGGGCCGTGTTGGGACTTTATGTGGTTTTCAAAAGCCCACATGGCAAATCACGACGATATCATCGAATTCGAATGGGCCGTCGATGTATACGGCCGAAAGAAACTGAACGGCTGCCGTTAGGATGGATATCTCGTCAGCATACATGCTCAGCAGTCACCATGGTTAATTTACACGTCACAAGAGAAAGATGTACTTTTCCagcggaaaaaaaagaaaaaatgtgtACTTCCTCGTATTAGTTATCAAAATAtcgcatgtatctagacactttttaggcatacatacatccatattttgataaatttgagacaattaatatgatcggagggagtaacataatCATACACAGCTAAGTAGCACCAATTTATATATGATCAGCCAATTGTAGATATATTTGTTTTACACAAAAATAAGATATTATTAGAAGAAATGCTCAATCGATTTGAACAAAAGCCAACCAAACCAATAGCTTTTGACAGAGTGGACTTCAGCAACTATGgtaaccaaaaaaaaaaaaagcttttgTTGCTTACCTGTGCTCTGAAGAACACATAAAGAACGACAAAGATTTAACTTTTAACTGTCCATCACCCATTTTTCATTCCTCGGCTCTTGGGTTTAGGTGTGTGACGAGAAAGATTTTACTTCCATAACATTCAACAATTTCGCAGAGACTTAAATCGCCTTTCCTAAATCCTAGCCTACTGGAATTGCACACTTGCATATGGACATGCTCTTTTTGATCTACTAACAATATATACAACCAATCTGTGTCGATCATAGGTTGCTAACGACTAACTACGGCTTCATTTAAAGATTCGAACAGGTCTCATGAAACCGAACATTTGACTTGTACCTCGACTTCATCCTtctctgctgctgcaggtAAACACGTCTCATGTGGGCAGGGCCTCGCGAAGAATTTCGGGATGTTATCCCCTGGCATGATGACAGGCAAGCCGCACTCTTTCCCTGATTTCTCGTTCTGCAAACAACAAGGCATGGCACTATTAATCCTGAACTGGTGTTAATAAGAAACGATCTTCCAGAATTGCTGGAGTTCAAACAAGATGTGCACAGAGATGGCTTTGCTACTACCTTGCGATCAGAAGCTGCCTTGCTTGGTGCTGCTCCCATGGACACGACGGTATGCTGGCCTTCTTGTAGCATGGCAGGATGCCGAGACCAGAGGGAGCGGAGCCTGTCCCAATGGTAGCAACAAGAGAAGATGCCGCTGAGGGAGAAGATGACGATGAGCAGGAGCGCCGTCCCGAGGGGAAACCCCAGCGTCGGCCTTGAGGAATGCGTCATCGGGATCGTCATGGTTGGAGCAGGCGTAAGATCTTGTAGCCTGTTCATATGCATCAGCTGGCTTCAGCTGCTGCTTCAGTGGTTAAGAGCCCAGACTTGCAAGCAAAGGAGACTGCGTATTTATTTATACCTGCAATCAAAGGCACCTTGAATTCGTACAAAAGGATGACCGGAAGTGGACTGACTTGCACGGCCGTCCGTCCGTGGTACTGGATAGTGCTGGTGGTCCACATGCATGTATCTTGCTGGTGGCTGGTAGTGCTTGGTGCTGACCTCACTACCTGTCTtttccaagaaaaagaagctgTTTAAattgaatgcatatatagcTTTAGAGGGTGGGACGAAAGGTGATGAATACAGAGTGGGATGGAAATTATAGGTATGTCTCTCCACAAGCAAATATTTGTTAGGTAAAGGATGATGAACTGATTTACCGATAATGAAGTGCCACAGCTTCAGAAAAAATAGCAGGTTGGGGATGCACCACACCAGATGCATGCGGGCTTTCTGAGGGAAGACAGGAAGTTACAGAACTTCATGAGTTACTAAGAATATATATGTTCTTTGGAATATATTGACAATTTTACTGTAAGGAATGATTAAAATGGAATCAGGGATTGAGAGACCCATAAAGATGATATTTTAGATCATATTATCACAGCTCGACATGCAACATATAATGTGCTGTACAAACATCACAGATGAGATGACCGTGCAGCACTTTGTCTCagtgtgcatcatcatttGCCTTTTGAAAAGTATATGCTTTTCAATACACAAAGTGCCCGATATAGCTTGAGTATCCTTGACGAAATCCACACATTTGTACGGATGGTACATATGTAAGCTTATCAACAAAATGTGGCTGCTAGCCTTAAAGAAGTTGTGACTGCTAGCTATAGCCTTACCATGCCTGGAAGCTATGCCTGAATAAGGCAAATGAATTGAACACCTATAGGCTTTAGCACTAGTCAATTAGTCAGCAAGGTGCCACAAGCCAGCTTTTCTATCTTCAAAGAAGTCCATGAGTTGCACATTTCGAAGAGTTTAGTAACTTTAGAACTCTATGAAAGAGAGCTGAGCACAGGAAGCAAAAGAGTAAACTCATACCTACCAAACAGATCAGCACGAAGCGATTTGTTCTCAGTGGCACCATTTCCTAACCAGGAAGATATGTCAAGAGCGTTTATATAATCTTAAGCAGCCAATATGTTTCCTATCTAGGCTCCACTGATGACGAAAGATGAGTTGCATGAGCTATCTGATTCACCTGTTTTCCACTTGGAGGTTCCCACCTGCAAAAGTAACGACGGATACCCTTTTATGATCGCACTTCCTCCTGTCGGCCAAATTTTCATGCATGTCTGTGTGCTACCTTCTTGAATGAATGTTCTTCCTTCAATGGTTCACGGCCTGGTACATGGAGTCAGCAAACAAACAGACTCCACATATTTCTTTGTAGAATCAAGGAGTTTGGTACACAAAAAGTAATGATGGAAACAGGCCAATTTAGTGGTGAAAACAAAGCATACTGCGTTGAGAGGGCTGTGAAGTACTGTCCAGTGGTAAAAAAAGATGGTATGTGGATAGTGCCATCAGAACACGTGTATGATTTCACAAATTTCAATGCAATTTATGGAAAATAATAAGAATTCCGTGTG
This is a stretch of genomic DNA from Brachypodium distachyon strain Bd21 chromosome 1, Brachypodium_distachyon_v3.0, whole genome shotgun sequence. It encodes these proteins:
- the LOC100838051 gene encoding putative disease resistance RPP13-like protein 3; protein product: MVPLVSVELGAFESLLVKLNGLLDSEYGRLKVVRREIRYLESELISLHAELQRYTDLEDPDVQVKLWISLVRELSYDTEDVFDEFLHNLGKGRGHRGSLKEFLSKIALILEKLGVRSTIAHQINDLKVRTQEVKELKDRYKVDNIRCNASGHTVRDPRLCALYVEEAHLVGIEGPRDDLAKWMMEEENSSPKHRKVLCIVGFGGLGKTTLANAVYRKVEGYFHCRAFVSVSQKPDIKRIIKNVINQVCPYIKDIEIWDEIAAIETLRDLLKYKRYLIIIDDIWSASAWNAIKYAFPENNNSSRIIVTTRIVDVAKSCCLSRGDRMYEMEVLSDLYSRRLFFDRIFGSENCCPDVLKEVSIGILKKCGGLPLAIISMSSLLATRPAVKEEWEKVKRSIGSELENSRSLEGMNRILSLSYNDLPPSLKTCLLYLSVFPEDYVIERERLVRRWIAEGFISQEHDQSQEEIAERYFYELINKNIVQPIDIGYDGKAHACRVPYVMLEIITLKSAEDNFMTVVGGGQRNMANRHGFIRRLSIQHIDQELASALAKEDLSHVRSLTITSSCSMKHLPSLAEFKALRVLDFEGCQGLEGYVMNNMDKLFKLKYLGLRDTGISKLPPGILMLVDLETIDLRGTSVHELTSGIVQLRKLQHLFVAARTEIPKGIGDMRNLRVMSCFSVTSSTADALEELKNLTSLDKLSVFFESEGSNECKQHEEMLLSSLGKLGTCRLSLWTHKWRGSLEFLDSWTPLPSSLENFRMSGGCYFMNIPKWISTLPRNLAYLEISLTESREEDLHTLGKLPALLYLKLSFIADPIERITVQGTSGFLSLKEFVIYSVAGAYVNFMEGAMPSLEKLNVRLHVSLAKNYGFNLGIQHLPYLKEAVVSLYKVDVTPSEINAAAAAIRNEARDHSNRPTIDISGESYEKHNEEIGSYVAEIKEVGETSGSSSFSG
- the LOC100824036 gene encoding uncharacterized protein At5g65660 isoform X1; this encodes MVPLRTNRFVLICLKARMHLVWCIPNLLFFLKLWHFIIGSEVSTKHYQPPARYMHVDHQHYPVPRTDGRASQSTSGHPFVRIQGAFDCRLQDLTPAPTMTIPMTHSSRPTLGFPLGTALLLIVIFSLSGIFSCCYHWDRLRSLWSRHPAMLQEGQHTVVSMGAAPSKAASDRKNEKSGKECGLPVIMPGDNIPKFFARPCPHETCLPAAAEKDEVEVQVKCSVS
- the LOC100824036 gene encoding uncharacterized protein At5g65660 isoform X2, with product MHLVWCIPNLLFFLKLWHFIIGSEVSTKHYQPPARYMHVDHQHYPVPRTDGRASQSTSGHPFVRIQGAFDCRLQDLTPAPTMTIPMTHSSRPTLGFPLGTALLLIVIFSLSGIFSCCYHWDRLRSLWSRHPAMLQEGQHTVVSMGAAPSKAASDRKNEKSGKECGLPVIMPGDNIPKFFARPCPHETCLPAAAEKDEVEVQVKCSVS